One part of the Rhizobium rhizogenes genome encodes these proteins:
- a CDS encoding amidase, with protein MTDLIDLNTLEILALYRERKLSPSEYWQAVEARIDAFEPVVNALYAYDPEDARRQALASTERWHRGETLGALDGFPVSLKELIATRGHPVPLGTKAVELVPALEDAPVAARCREDGAILYAKTTCPDYGMLSSGLSSFHKLSRNPWDPTQNPGGSSAGAASAGAAGYGTLHIGTDIGGSVRLPAGWTGLFGFKPSQGRIPVDPYYTGRCAGPMTRTVVDAAYAMATLSRPDWRDGTSLPPNSIDWMDLDIDMKGLKIGLMLDAGCGLPLDEEVRDAVVAAAKLFEAAGAIVIPVEPVLTREMLDGLDDFWRAKFWGDMAALSDERRATILPYILEWAEKGAEVTGSRAVFGFNQTMEMRKTCGRLMQTVDAVISPTNPIVSYPADWASPTNDPSRPFEHIAFTVPWNMSEQPASSINCGFSRSGMPIGLQIVGPRYEDLFVLKLSKAFENWSGGVRHWPQPPQAR; from the coding sequence ATGACCGATCTCATAGACCTCAACACGCTCGAAATTCTGGCGCTTTACCGGGAGAGGAAACTCTCGCCATCGGAATATTGGCAGGCCGTGGAAGCGCGCATCGATGCTTTCGAACCGGTGGTGAATGCACTTTATGCTTACGATCCGGAAGATGCACGCAGGCAGGCGCTGGCCTCGACGGAGCGTTGGCACAGGGGCGAGACGCTCGGCGCACTCGACGGGTTTCCGGTCTCGCTGAAGGAATTGATCGCGACGAGGGGGCATCCGGTGCCGCTTGGCACCAAAGCGGTGGAACTGGTGCCGGCGCTGGAAGACGCGCCGGTGGCCGCCCGCTGCCGGGAGGACGGCGCGATCCTTTACGCCAAAACCACCTGCCCGGATTACGGCATGCTGTCCTCCGGCCTTTCCAGTTTCCATAAGCTCAGCCGCAATCCGTGGGATCCCACCCAGAACCCCGGCGGCTCCAGTGCCGGTGCGGCCTCGGCCGGGGCTGCGGGTTATGGCACGCTGCATATCGGCACGGATATTGGCGGCTCGGTGCGGCTGCCGGCCGGGTGGACTGGTCTCTTCGGTTTCAAACCGAGCCAGGGCCGCATCCCGGTCGATCCCTATTATACCGGCCGCTGCGCCGGGCCGATGACCCGCACCGTTGTTGATGCCGCTTATGCCATGGCGACGCTTTCGCGGCCTGACTGGCGCGATGGTACATCACTGCCGCCGAACAGCATCGACTGGATGGATCTCGATATCGATATGAAAGGTCTGAAAATCGGCCTCATGCTGGATGCGGGCTGCGGCCTGCCGCTGGATGAAGAGGTGCGCGATGCTGTTGTCGCGGCTGCGAAACTGTTCGAGGCGGCCGGTGCTATCGTCATCCCGGTCGAGCCGGTGCTGACGCGCGAGATGCTGGACGGGCTGGATGATTTCTGGCGGGCGAAGTTCTGGGGCGATATGGCGGCGTTGAGCGATGAGCGCCGTGCGACGATCCTCCCCTATATTCTCGAATGGGCGGAGAAGGGAGCGGAGGTTACCGGTTCCCGTGCGGTCTTCGGTTTCAATCAGACGATGGAAATGCGCAAGACCTGCGGGCGGCTGATGCAGACAGTGGATGCGGTTATCTCGCCCACCAATCCCATCGTGTCCTACCCGGCCGACTGGGCCTCGCCCACCAATGACCCCTCGCGACCCTTCGAACATATCGCTTTCACGGTGCCGTGGAACATGTCGGAACAGCCGGCATCCTCGATCAATTGCGGCTTCTCCAGATCGGGAATGCCCATTGGCTTGCAGATTGTCGGGCCGCGTTACGAGGATTTGTTCGTGCTCAAACTTTCAAAGGCTTTCGAGAATTGGAGCGGCGGTGTGAGACACTGGCCGCAGCCGCCGCAGGCCCGCTGA
- a CDS encoding DJ-1/PfpI family protein: MPKKILMITGDFAEDYETMVPFQTLLAVGHTVHAVCPGKKAGQTIATAIHDFEGDQTYSEKRGHNFALNATFADIKVADYDALVIPGGRAPEYLRLNADVLAAVKHFFEADKPVAAVCHGAQLLAAAGVLKGRTCSAYPACRPEVELAGGTYADIAIDAAVTDGKLVTAPAWPAHPAWLSQFMAVLGK, translated from the coding sequence ATGCCGAAGAAGATTTTGATGATCACCGGCGATTTCGCCGAGGATTATGAGACCATGGTGCCGTTCCAGACGCTGCTCGCTGTCGGCCACACGGTCCATGCCGTCTGCCCCGGCAAGAAAGCGGGCCAGACCATTGCCACAGCCATCCACGATTTCGAGGGCGACCAGACCTATTCGGAAAAACGCGGCCATAATTTCGCGCTCAACGCCACCTTCGCCGATATCAAGGTTGCCGATTACGATGCGCTGGTCATTCCCGGCGGCCGCGCGCCGGAATATCTGCGGCTTAATGCGGATGTGCTGGCGGCGGTGAAACATTTCTTTGAAGCCGACAAGCCGGTGGCGGCCGTCTGCCACGGTGCGCAATTGCTGGCGGCGGCCGGTGTCTTGAAGGGCCGCACCTGCTCGGCCTATCCCGCCTGCCGTCCCGAGGTCGAGCTGGCCGGCGGCACCTATGCCGATATCGCCATCGACGCGGCCGTTACCGACGGCAAGCTGGTGACGGCACCCGCATGGCCGGCCCATCCGGCCTGGCTTTCGCAATTCATGGCCGTGCTCGGCAAATAA
- a CDS encoding ABC transporter permease → MFTFTLRRLAFAVPTLLVISFVIFALLDLAPNDPTGDLPLTIPPEVREQIRASLGLDQPFLIRYLMWLQQFFINEPLNLFEKLTGWQIGDGSRMRVLSWATRSPVVDLVIQRMPQTLWVVGLAYLFGALLAIPIGVISAYKQYSIFDQIGTFVSMVGYSVPTFFTGVLLVVIFSSYLQWFPSVYDTNLRVSDWASFVAQVKQMFLPVLVLTLYNVSQISRFVRASMLDNLHQDYVRTARAKGVKEKSVLLVHVLRNSLIPVVTVIALGVPTIFSGAIITEQIFRVNGLGQLLITAVQGADIPLVQTLTFIFAVLIVLFNLIADVLYGILDPRIRYD, encoded by the coding sequence ATGTTTACCTTTACGCTCCGGCGGCTTGCCTTTGCCGTACCGACGCTGCTCGTCATCAGCTTCGTCATCTTCGCGCTGCTCGATCTAGCGCCCAACGATCCGACCGGCGACCTGCCGCTCACCATCCCGCCTGAAGTGCGCGAGCAGATCCGCGCCTCGCTTGGCCTCGACCAGCCGTTCCTCATCCGTTACCTGATGTGGCTGCAGCAGTTCTTCATCAACGAACCTTTGAACCTCTTCGAAAAGCTGACCGGCTGGCAGATCGGCGATGGCAGCCGCATGCGCGTGCTTTCCTGGGCCACCCGCAGCCCGGTGGTCGATCTCGTCATTCAGCGCATGCCGCAGACGCTGTGGGTGGTGGGCCTCGCCTATCTCTTCGGTGCGCTGCTGGCGATCCCGATCGGCGTCATCTCCGCCTACAAGCAATATTCGATCTTCGACCAGATCGGCACCTTCGTTTCCATGGTCGGTTATTCGGTTCCGACCTTCTTCACCGGTGTGCTGCTGGTCGTCATCTTCAGCTCCTATCTGCAATGGTTCCCTTCCGTTTACGACACCAATCTGAGGGTCTCCGACTGGGCAAGCTTCGTGGCGCAGGTGAAGCAGATGTTCCTGCCAGTGCTGGTGCTGACGCTCTACAACGTCTCGCAGATCAGCCGCTTCGTGCGCGCCTCCATGCTCGATAATCTGCATCAGGATTATGTGCGCACGGCACGCGCCAAGGGCGTGAAGGAAAAATCCGTCCTGCTCGTCCACGTGCTGCGTAACAGCCTCATCCCGGTCGTGACGGTGATTGCACTCGGCGTGCCGACGATCTTTTCCGGCGCCATCATCACCGAGCAAATCTTCCGCGTGAACGGGCTCGGCCAATTGCTGATAACGGCCGTTCAGGGCGCGGATATTCCGCTGGTGCAGACGCTGACCTTCATTTTCGCGGTGCTGATCGTGCTCTTCAACCTGATTGCCGACGTGCTGTACGGCATTCTCGACCCGAGGATCCGCTATGACTGA
- a CDS encoding ABC transporter substrate-binding protein, with product MPRTYLSQAATLSRRTALTLALGTALWLPLSATVAEAAPKNALTLGMAVEPAGLDPTIAAPVAIGQVTWQNVFEGLVMIDRDGKVKPQLAESWEIAPDGKTYTFKLRKGVTFHDGEAFDSAVAKFSLDRARGESSVNPQKRFFAAIDIIETPDAATLVLKLKQPAGSLLYWLGWPASVMVAPKSADNNRTTPVGTGPFKFVNWAKGDKVELEKNTAYWDKAVAVKLDRATFRFVSDPQAQAAALKSGDIDAFPEFGAPELMTSFDGDKRLGTFVGNTELKVVAGMNNARKPFDDKRVRQALMMAVDRGTVIEGAWSGFGTAIGSHYTPNDRGYIDTTGVHPYDVDKARALLAEAGYADGFSFTIKAPQMAYAQRTSQILQAMLAEIGVTMTIETTEFPAKWVADVLKGADYDMTIVAHAEPMDIDIYSRDPYYFNYRNPTFNEVIASVEKTADAGEQEKLYGDAQKILAEDVPALFLFVMPKLGVWDRKVKGLWENEPIPSNVLTDVHWEE from the coding sequence ATGCCACGCACTTATCTTTCGCAGGCGGCAACGCTTTCGCGCCGCACCGCGCTGACCCTCGCATTGGGTACTGCGCTCTGGCTGCCGCTTTCGGCAACGGTTGCCGAGGCCGCGCCGAAAAACGCGCTGACGCTTGGCATGGCAGTCGAACCGGCCGGTCTCGATCCGACCATTGCCGCCCCCGTCGCCATCGGTCAGGTGACCTGGCAGAATGTCTTTGAAGGTCTGGTGATGATCGACCGCGACGGCAAGGTGAAGCCGCAGCTTGCCGAAAGCTGGGAAATTGCGCCTGACGGCAAGACCTACACATTCAAGCTGCGCAAGGGCGTTACCTTCCACGACGGTGAGGCCTTCGATTCCGCCGTGGCCAAATTTTCGCTGGATCGGGCGCGCGGTGAAAGCTCGGTCAATCCGCAGAAACGTTTCTTCGCCGCCATCGACATTATCGAGACGCCGGATGCCGCAACGCTGGTGCTGAAGCTGAAGCAGCCGGCCGGCAGTCTTCTCTACTGGCTCGGCTGGCCGGCATCCGTCATGGTCGCGCCGAAAAGCGCCGACAATAACCGCACCACGCCCGTCGGCACCGGCCCGTTCAAATTCGTGAACTGGGCGAAGGGCGACAAGGTGGAACTGGAAAAGAACACCGCCTATTGGGACAAGGCCGTGGCGGTGAAACTCGACAGGGCGACCTTCCGCTTCGTGTCCGATCCGCAGGCGCAGGCGGCGGCCCTGAAATCCGGCGATATCGATGCCTTCCCGGAATTCGGCGCGCCGGAACTGATGACCTCCTTCGATGGCGACAAGCGCCTCGGCACCTTCGTCGGCAATACCGAGCTGAAGGTCGTGGCCGGCATGAACAATGCCCGCAAACCCTTTGACGACAAGCGCGTGCGACAGGCGCTGATGATGGCGGTGGATCGTGGCACTGTCATCGAAGGTGCATGGTCCGGCTTCGGCACGGCTATCGGCAGCCATTACACCCCGAATGACCGCGGTTACATCGATACGACAGGGGTGCACCCTTACGATGTCGACAAGGCGAGAGCACTGCTTGCCGAAGCGGGGTATGCTGATGGTTTCAGCTTCACCATCAAGGCGCCGCAGATGGCCTATGCCCAGCGCACCTCGCAGATCCTGCAGGCGATGCTGGCTGAAATCGGTGTGACGATGACCATCGAGACCACCGAATTTCCGGCCAAATGGGTGGCGGATGTTTTGAAGGGTGCGGATTACGACATGACCATCGTCGCCCATGCCGAGCCGATGGATATCGATATCTATTCCCGCGATCCCTATTATTTCAACTACAGGAACCCGACCTTCAATGAGGTCATCGCCAGCGTCGAAAAGACGGCGGATGCCGGGGAGCAGGAAAAGCTTTATGGTGATGCCCAGAAAATCCTCGCCGAAGATGTGCCGGCTCTCTTTCTGTTCGTGATGCCGAAGCTTGGCGTCTGGGACAGGAAGGTGAAGGGGCTGTGGGAAAACGAGCCCATTCCCTCGAATGTGCTGACGGATGTGCATTGGGAAGAGTGA
- a CDS encoding ABC transporter permease: MLAVLIRRLVSLVITLFAVSLIIYVVMGLLPGDPAAIMLGTSASPDTLAALQKQMGLDQPLPLRYLHWLAGVFRGDLGQSYTYGVPVAGLIVERLAVTLPLALLAVCLSVAIAIPLGVAAARNRNGALDFAAGLFSHVGIAVPGFWVGLLLIIVFSTALGWMPSGGFPGWTPSFSAGLVALVLPAIALALSQAGVLTRVCRSAVLEVMNEDFVRTARAKGLSERVALWRHAVPNAMIPVVTMIGLQFTFLIAGAVLVENVFNLPGLGRLAYQALTQRDIVVMQSVVLFFSALVIIMNFVVDIAYLFIDPRLRAGAR; the protein is encoded by the coding sequence ATGTTAGCCGTCCTCATCCGGCGTCTCGTCAGTCTCGTCATCACGCTGTTTGCCGTTTCCCTCATCATCTATGTCGTCATGGGCCTGCTGCCGGGCGATCCGGCCGCCATCATGCTCGGCACTTCGGCAAGCCCCGATACGCTGGCCGCGCTGCAGAAGCAGATGGGCCTCGATCAGCCGCTGCCGCTGCGTTACCTCCACTGGCTGGCCGGTGTCTTCCGGGGTGATCTCGGGCAATCCTATACCTACGGTGTGCCCGTGGCGGGGCTGATTGTCGAGCGGCTGGCCGTTACCCTGCCGCTCGCCCTGCTTGCGGTTTGCCTGTCTGTTGCCATCGCTATTCCTCTCGGCGTGGCGGCGGCGCGGAACCGCAACGGGGCGCTGGATTTTGCGGCCGGGCTGTTTTCCCATGTGGGCATTGCCGTGCCGGGCTTCTGGGTCGGGCTGCTGCTCATCATCGTGTTTTCCACCGCGCTCGGCTGGATGCCATCAGGTGGTTTTCCCGGCTGGACGCCGAGCTTTTCGGCAGGGCTTGTGGCGCTGGTGCTGCCGGCAATCGCCCTGGCGCTGTCGCAGGCCGGGGTTCTCACCCGCGTCTGCCGTTCCGCCGTGCTTGAAGTGATGAATGAGGATTTCGTGCGCACCGCCCGCGCCAAGGGCCTGAGCGAGCGGGTGGCACTGTGGCGGCATGCGGTGCCGAATGCGATGATCCCTGTCGTCACCATGATCGGCCTGCAATTCACCTTTCTGATCGCCGGCGCGGTGCTTGTCGAGAATGTCTTCAACCTGCCTGGCCTCGGGCGGCTTGCCTATCAGGCGCTGACCCAGCGCGACATCGTCGTCATGCAATCTGTCGTGCTGTTCTTCTCGGCGCTGGTCATCATCATGAATTTCGTCGTCGATATCGCTTATCTCTTCATCGATCCCAGACTGCGGGCAGGTGCGCGATGA
- a CDS encoding ribbon-helix-helix domain-containing protein: protein MCKLFIKADPTLWESHTRSLRIDGMVTSVRLENFFWTTLDEIARRDGMNSVQLIAKLYNESIDAGHDLGNFTSFLRVCCGRYLALQLSGDIPARTDIPIAALDADSILDAEKVNYH from the coding sequence ATGTGCAAGCTTTTCATCAAGGCAGACCCCACGCTTTGGGAAAGCCATACGCGGTCGCTCAGGATTGACGGCATGGTAACAAGTGTGCGGCTTGAGAACTTCTTCTGGACGACGCTGGACGAGATCGCGCGCCGCGATGGCATGAACAGCGTGCAGCTCATCGCCAAGCTTTATAATGAATCGATCGATGCCGGGCACGACCTCGGCAATTTCACATCGTTCCTGCGGGTCTGTTGCGGGCGGTATCTGGCGCTGCAGCTTTCCGGCGATATTCCCGCGCGGACGGATATTCCGATTGCGGCGCTGGATGCGGACAGCATTCTCGATGCGGAGAAGGTGAATTACCATTAG
- a CDS encoding ABC transporter permease, which produces MTDATIAAPTVAATPTQSALADIWKQFRVHKGGVAGLIVFVFILLAVYVGPYIHTVAPNAINVKERNQWPSWAHPFGTDNLGKDMLAQVLAGGRISLAVGITAMLLALFLGTLVGVLSGYFRRLDGPLMRLTDLFLALPLLPLLLVILMLFRDTLRAAFGPETGIFILIVFVIGITSWMHTARIVRGDVLTIKSQEFIMAAKSSGMREYRIILRHILPNVLSSIMVSATLGIAAAIITESALSFLGLGFPSDFPTWGRLLFDGANFLQLTPSRVLWPGLAISLTVLSVNYIGDAVRDALDPRALKS; this is translated from the coding sequence ATGACTGACGCCACCATCGCAGCGCCGACGGTTGCGGCCACCCCCACGCAATCCGCCCTTGCCGATATCTGGAAACAGTTCCGCGTTCACAAGGGCGGCGTCGCGGGGTTGATCGTCTTCGTCTTCATCCTGCTTGCGGTCTATGTCGGCCCCTATATCCACACCGTTGCGCCCAACGCCATCAACGTGAAGGAACGCAACCAGTGGCCATCATGGGCGCATCCCTTCGGCACCGACAATCTCGGCAAGGACATGCTGGCGCAGGTGCTGGCCGGCGGGCGCATCTCGCTTGCCGTCGGCATCACCGCCATGCTGCTGGCGCTGTTTCTGGGCACGCTGGTGGGTGTGCTGTCTGGCTATTTCCGCAGGCTCGACGGGCCGCTGATGCGGTTGACGGACCTGTTTCTCGCCCTGCCGCTTCTGCCGTTGCTGCTTGTCATCCTGATGCTGTTTCGCGATACGCTGCGCGCCGCCTTCGGTCCGGAAACCGGTATCTTCATCCTGATTGTCTTCGTGATCGGAATAACCAGCTGGATGCACACCGCTCGTATCGTGCGCGGCGATGTGCTGACGATCAAAAGCCAGGAATTCATCATGGCGGCGAAATCGAGCGGCATGCGCGAATATCGCATCATTCTGAGGCACATCCTGCCGAATGTGCTGAGTTCGATCATGGTCTCGGCCACGCTCGGCATTGCCGCCGCCATCATCACAGAATCGGCGCTCTCCTTCCTCGGTCTCGGCTTCCCCTCCGACTTTCCGACCTGGGGACGGCTGCTGTTCGATGGCGCCAACTTCCTGCAACTGACGCCGTCGCGCGTGTTATGGCCGGGGCTGGCGATTTCACTGACGGTTCTGAGCGTCAATTATATCGGCGATGCCGTGCGTGATGCGCTGGATCCAAGGGCGCTGAAGAGCTGA
- a CDS encoding peptide ABC transporter substrate-binding protein, with amino-acid sequence MKKRSVLFASTVAAMALAGSAAHAERGSDGELKILFWQAVSTLNPYLSAGTKEVYSSSMVIEPLARYDEKGELVPMLVTEIPTIDNGGVAKDLLSMIWKLKSDVKWSDGTPFTAEDVIFTWKYCLAPDGGCAQAAQYEGVKNVEAVDAHTVKISFTEPKPYPYSAFVGAQSPVIQKKQFENCLGAAAPGCTSANFGPIGTGPFVVKDFKPNDVISFVANTNYRDPAKPAFATATLKGGGDAASAARAVLETGEFDYAWNMQVEPEILATMVAAGKGKLETAFGTQVERINLNWYNPDPSLGDKRSTKQGGPHPALSDPAVRRALSLAIDRDIIDEAGYGEAGKPTCNIVPAPEAFASTKNDSWCLKQDVEGANKLLDDAGWVKGGDGIRAKNGVKLSFLYQTSTNSVRQATQELVKDMWSQIGVASELRNVSASVFFGGDPASPDTFQKFYADVEMYTNNFDGTDPEKYLAEWLCDKIPAPENGWQGQNIPRYCNPEFDRLVGELSKTADLAKRGEISKQLNDMLTEEGAHIPLIHRGSVSSHSLTLEGVRMNAWDSELWNVADWSRKK; translated from the coding sequence ATGAAGAAGCGCAGCGTTCTCTTTGCCAGCACGGTGGCGGCCATGGCTCTCGCAGGCTCTGCCGCCCATGCCGAGCGCGGCAGTGACGGCGAACTGAAAATCCTGTTCTGGCAGGCCGTATCGACACTTAACCCTTATCTTTCCGCTGGCACGAAGGAAGTCTACAGCTCGTCCATGGTGATTGAGCCGCTGGCGCGTTACGACGAAAAGGGCGAACTGGTGCCGATGCTGGTCACCGAAATTCCGACGATCGACAATGGCGGCGTCGCGAAGGATCTGCTCAGCATGATCTGGAAGCTGAAAAGCGACGTGAAATGGTCGGATGGCACACCGTTCACCGCCGAGGACGTCATTTTCACCTGGAAATATTGTCTCGCACCGGATGGCGGCTGCGCGCAGGCGGCGCAATATGAGGGCGTGAAGAATGTCGAGGCCGTCGACGCCCACACCGTCAAGATCAGCTTCACCGAACCAAAACCTTACCCCTATTCCGCATTCGTCGGCGCACAGTCGCCGGTCATCCAGAAGAAGCAGTTTGAAAACTGCCTCGGCGCTGCCGCACCCGGCTGCACATCCGCCAATTTCGGCCCCATCGGCACCGGCCCCTTCGTGGTCAAGGATTTCAAGCCGAATGACGTGATCAGCTTCGTCGCCAACACCAATTATCGCGACCCCGCCAAGCCCGCCTTCGCCACGGCGACCCTGAAGGGCGGCGGCGATGCCGCTTCCGCCGCGCGCGCCGTGCTGGAAACCGGCGAATTCGACTATGCCTGGAACATGCAGGTGGAGCCGGAAATCCTCGCCACCATGGTGGCCGCCGGCAAGGGTAAGCTGGAAACCGCCTTCGGCACCCAGGTCGAGCGTATCAATCTCAACTGGTACAATCCCGATCCTTCGCTGGGCGACAAGCGCTCCACCAAGCAGGGCGGCCCGCATCCGGCCCTTTCCGATCCCGCCGTGCGCCGTGCATTGTCGCTTGCCATCGACCGCGATATCATCGACGAAGCGGGTTATGGCGAAGCGGGCAAGCCGACCTGCAACATCGTGCCGGCTCCGGAAGCCTTCGCTTCCACCAAGAATGACAGCTGGTGCCTGAAGCAGGATGTGGAAGGCGCAAACAAGCTGCTGGACGATGCCGGCTGGGTGAAGGGTGGCGATGGCATCCGCGCCAAGAATGGCGTGAAGCTTTCCTTCCTCTACCAGACCTCCACCAACTCGGTTCGCCAGGCCACGCAGGAACTGGTGAAGGACATGTGGTCGCAGATCGGCGTTGCCTCCGAACTGCGCAATGTCAGCGCCTCGGTCTTCTTCGGCGGCGACCCGGCAAGCCCGGATACCTTCCAGAAATTTTATGCCGACGTCGAAATGTACACCAACAATTTCGACGGCACCGATCCGGAAAAATATCTGGCGGAATGGCTGTGCGACAAAATCCCGGCCCCCGAAAATGGCTGGCAGGGCCAGAACATTCCGCGTTATTGCAACCCGGAATTCGACAGGCTGGTGGGTGAACTCTCCAAGACCGCCGACCTTGCCAAGCGCGGAGAGATTTCCAAGCAGCTCAATGACATGCTGACGGAGGAAGGCGCACATATTCCGCTCATCCACCGTGGCAGCGTCTCCTCGCATTCGCTGACGCTGGAAGGCGTTCGCATGAATGCCTGGGATTCGGAACTCTGGAACGTCGCGGACTGGTCCCGCAAGAAGTAA
- a CDS encoding ABC transporter permease, producing the protein MMRFIRRRPAFVVGIAVTTFLVAVALLSLVWTPVSPTKMQIAQKLKSPFVYGGLGTDHFGRDVLSMLMAGAWNSLSTAIAAVAIGASVGTAIGVAVAALRGVTETVVMRICDIIFAVPPILSAMMLGAFIGTGRFTAIIAIATFMVPVFARLTLGAALQIWAREYITAATSIGQNRAKITLFHIVPNISNQIIVQVTIQLGLAILTEAGLSFLGLGMPPPAATWGRMLADAQTYLGAAPWLAIMPGLAIALAVFGLNLLGDGLRDLLDPRDTS; encoded by the coding sequence ATGATGCGATTTATCCGCCGCCGCCCGGCCTTCGTCGTCGGCATCGCTGTCACCACCTTCCTCGTTGCCGTTGCCCTCTTGTCGCTGGTCTGGACACCGGTTTCGCCGACCAAGATGCAGATCGCCCAGAAGCTGAAATCGCCATTCGTTTATGGCGGTCTCGGCACGGATCATTTTGGCCGCGATGTGCTGTCGATGCTGATGGCCGGCGCGTGGAATTCCCTCTCCACCGCCATCGCCGCCGTCGCCATCGGCGCGTCTGTCGGCACGGCGATTGGCGTTGCGGTTGCTGCCCTGCGCGGGGTCACCGAAACCGTGGTCATGCGCATCTGCGATATCATCTTCGCCGTGCCGCCCATCCTGTCGGCGATGATGCTCGGCGCTTTCATCGGCACGGGGCGCTTCACCGCCATCATTGCCATCGCCACCTTCATGGTGCCGGTGTTTGCGCGACTGACGCTGGGGGCTGCCTTACAGATATGGGCGCGGGAATACATCACCGCCGCCACCAGCATCGGCCAGAACCGCGCCAAGATCACGCTTTTCCATATCGTGCCGAATATTTCCAACCAGATCATCGTGCAGGTGACGATCCAGCTCGGTCTTGCGATATTGACGGAAGCGGGCCTTTCATTCCTCGGTCTCGGCATGCCGCCACCCGCCGCCACCTGGGGGCGAATGCTCGCCGATGCCCAGACCTATCTTGGCGCGGCACCCTGGCTTGCCATCATGCCCGGCCTTGCAATTGCGCTTGCCGTCTTCGGCCTCAATCTTCTCGGCGATGGCCTGCGTGACCTGCTCGACCCGCGCGATACCAGCTGA
- a CDS encoding LysR substrate-binding domain-containing protein has protein sequence MQLRALMYFDELVRTNSMRAAAENLNVAPTAVSRQIENLEYYFGSPLVERSSRGVKLTAAGELLAARAGKTLRELDHVHQLIDDLKGLQRGRVTVYANGATVANLLAPVLAQFSLKYPKLRFEVHITSARQAMEALGAAEADLVVSLFAPKLSGVKVRSRTRISYDVIFPAGHALAAQPEVSLKELAGLPLALPDKSFAARQAFDTLFADAGIELDPVFITSSLEMLKELVLGHAAATLLPALSVAREIRSGQMVAVPLAGKKGIHTQIDLCVAPDRQLSFAASKLADFIERFMREATAG, from the coding sequence ATGCAATTGCGCGCATTGATGTATTTCGACGAACTGGTTCGCACCAATTCCATGCGCGCCGCGGCGGAAAACCTGAATGTCGCGCCAACGGCGGTCAGCCGGCAGATCGAAAATCTCGAATATTATTTCGGCTCGCCGCTGGTGGAGCGATCCAGCCGCGGCGTGAAGTTGACGGCGGCAGGAGAGCTGCTCGCTGCCCGCGCCGGCAAGACGCTGCGCGAACTCGACCATGTTCACCAGCTGATAGATGACCTGAAAGGGCTGCAGCGCGGCCGGGTCACGGTCTATGCCAATGGCGCGACGGTGGCGAACCTTCTGGCGCCGGTGCTGGCGCAGTTCAGCCTGAAATACCCAAAACTGCGTTTCGAGGTGCATATTACCAGCGCCCGGCAGGCGATGGAGGCATTGGGCGCGGCGGAGGCCGATCTGGTCGTCAGCCTGTTCGCGCCGAAGCTTTCGGGTGTGAAGGTGCGCTCGCGCACCCGTATCAGCTATGATGTCATCTTCCCGGCCGGTCACGCGCTCGCCGCCCAACCGGAAGTCTCTCTGAAGGAACTGGCCGGGCTGCCGCTTGCCCTGCCAGACAAGAGTTTTGCCGCGCGGCAGGCATTCGACACGCTGTTTGCCGATGCCGGCATCGAGCTTGATCCCGTCTTCATCACCAGCTCTCTGGAAATGCTGAAGGAGCTGGTGCTGGGCCATGCCGCCGCCACGCTGTTGCCGGCGCTTTCGGTGGCGCGGGAAATCCGCAGCGGCCAGATGGTCGCCGTTCCGCTGGCCGGCAAGAAGGGTATCCACACCCAGATCGATCTCTGTGTTGCCCCGGATCGGCAATTGTCCTTCGCCGCCTCCAAGCTTGCCGATTTCATCGAGCGCTTCATGCGCGAGGCGACGGCGGGGTAA